DNA from Ignavibacteriales bacterium:
TCACAGGAAATTGCGGTGTTCGAAGTGCCTCGTCCGTCAACCATGACCGCGCCACAGATCCTATCACAATAAATTCAAGTTTCGATTCATAGAGTGCTTTAATTCCGGTAAGCGCAAACGGCGCCCGTCGGAAATTATATTCAATGGAAGCCAGGGCATAACGGTCTCCATAGTATTCACGCGACTCTACCCCGCGCAATGTCCCTTGCTCTCCTACGAATAACACGTTGGAGGCAAGCGAGAAATATCTCTGCGGTGGAAGCTGTCCTGCTGTTGTTCCTGCATTGACGATAACTGTGAGCGATGGCGGGAATAACAGGTTATAATTCATCGTGGATATTTTACTGCGAAGTTTCAGGTGAAATTGCGTAAACGAATAATCACTTCTCAGAGATGGATCTGAGTATTCCACTACAGTCGATGCACTGAATGAATTCCGTGTGATGCCCGGCATTTCAGTCGTTGCGTATCTTGCATTCAATGTGAAGCTATTCATTCTCCCATCAATGATAGAAGGATTATCCGGGTACATCTCGGAACGATTGAAGAATGAATACTCGGTATGCTTGGCAAGCGATTGTTGATTCTCTGAAAGCTCTGCCAGGGAAAAACGCCAGCAATCTGCCGGCAAATAGGTCACTGTTGTCTTCACGCCGTGGGCACGATAATAATCGTACGCGTCTGCATGTGCGAACAAACCATTGAAGATATTGAAGAACCGATCTTTCATCAACACCAGAGGAAATTCTTCCAACTGGTCATACATATCCAACGATATCGACCATCTCCGGTTGGACATCGTTATTGCTGCGGCGCCGAAAGCCGTAGTGCGGCTCACTGTATCACCGAACGAAAGTGTCGCCCCTGCATGCCATTTCCATCTCTCATCGGCTGTGCCGTACGCCACTCCACCACGGACACCCAAGTCGCTCGTTAATGAATCTGCCGTTTTTGAAAATCCCAGGTGCCATGCTTCCACACGATTGAATGTCAGATCGAGGTAACTCAATACACCGGTAGTCATCGCATTCATAAAACTCATCATCGCCCCGGATGGGGCAAATTGTTTTTCCAGCGTCTGTGTGCTGTCGAGTTTATGATAGGCGCTGTCCTGTTCCATTGTCAATGGCAGCACATCATGTGTTGCCCAAAACGTGGAATCAATTTTCTTCGCAGAAGAGTCGACTGCTGTTTTGCTTATGGTGCGAATACTATCGGGGAGTTCTGGATTCACCCGATAATCGTAGATGACCACGTCCCGCTCAACACCGATGGGCGGAAATTTAATCCCCATAATACGTAATTCCATATTTGCTTCGAATCGGTAATGCACAGGAAGCCAGACAGAACTATTGAAAAATCGGAACGATTGTTTATAATGGGATTTCAAAAAATATATAAACGGCGGCCCGTACGCTTCATTGGGTTCAAGATCGGCTTCGATGACCGCATAGGTGCGTTCTGCAATTTCAATCATCCCTTTGAATAAAGGATTGATACGTGACTTCGGAATAACTTCTATCTCGTATACTTCGAAATCATCCATTCTTCTCGTGGAGCGCAGCTTGTAGTCATAGAGATCGAATGCGTCCGGTGCAGTCGGGCCTGTAAACTGAAAGCCGCCCATCGTAATTTCATCATCATTAAAGTTGATGATATGGCCGACACGAACCGCCTGCATCGACTTCGGCAGATTACCTGTTTGCTTCTGCTGTGTAACAATTTCGCGGAGGGAATCATCGCTTCGCCAGTAGAGCGTCGAATATGATTCTGTGATGGCAGCGATGGAATCCTGCGCACGAATGACTAGCCGGTTGAATGCCTTGCCTTCGTAGGATGTCAACCGCTTCATCCATTTTTTTTTGCTTTCAATAGCATAGCGAATAATTTGATATGCAGGATCTTCACCTGTCACTACCATTTCTGCAACCTGAATGGCATTGGGCTGTAAACGGATCAACAATCTGTGAGCACCTCGATCGGTTATGATCACTGTATCCGATGTATGGCCGACATAACTTACAACCAGAGTGACAAGAGAATCACGCAAGGCAAACCGAAAATCTCCTTCTCTATTTGTAATAGTTCCCAGCATCGATCCGGCAATTCTGATGGTCGCCGAAGGAAGCGGTTCGTTCTCGACAGCGTCCACTACTTTGCCGTGGATAACAAATGATTGCTGCGAGAGCGCTGTACTTACACCGATAAGTATAAGGATCCACAGAGCGATTGTATGCGGTCGTGTCATTTTTTTATTACAGGCTTAATTGAGGATAAAGTATTACTGTTCACAGATCCATGGCAATTTTAGATATGCTCTAAAATCAATTGCATATCTGCCGGTAATTCGGAATCAAACTTCACAAATTCTTTTGTTGCAGGATGAATAAAACCGATCGTCTTTGCATGCAGTGCCTGTCGCGGGATGAGCTTCAGAAGATTTGCAGCGGCATGCGCTTTCTTCCCTTCCAGTCCATTCCACGTATTGGTTCGTCCGCCATACGTAGGATCGCCAAATACCGGATGATTAATGTGCGCCAAATGCACGCGAATTTGATGCGTGCGGCCGGTCATGAGATGCAGTCGAACGAGTGTAAGAAACTCGAATTCTTTTAGTACTTCATATTCCGTAATTGCAGATTTTCCATCTTCTGTAACCGCTACTTTTTTCCGATCGCGCTTGCTCCGGCCAAGATTTGCATCGATCGTTCCTTTTGGCGATTTGAATCTGCCCCAGACTATTGCCCAGTACTCCCGGTCGATGGTACGCTTGGCAAATTGTTTTGCAAGAAATGCATGCACCGCATCGCTTTTCGCCACCACCATAAGTCCCGTTGTATCCTTATCTAACCGGTGCACAATGCCGGGGCGCATCTCGGTGTTAAGTGTAGAAAGATGATTGCAATGATGCAGGAGTGCGTTCACGAGCGTGCCGGAATAATTGTTGTATGCGGGATGAGTGACCATGCCTGCCGGTTTATTCACAATCAACAGGGACGCATCTTCAAAAACAATATCGAGCGGAATATCTTCCGGCTCCGCATCCATGCGCGGCGGGCGCGGAAACGTAATATCAATAACGTCATTCGGATTGAGCAGGTAACTCGACTTGACAATCTTGCCGTTCACCAGCACCATTCCAGCTTCGATGGCTTGCTGAACTTTATTGCGCGTGGCATTCTCTACACGATGTGTAAGATAGACATCGAGACGTTTGCGGTGTTCACCGGGAGGAACGACGATGCGGAGTTGCTCGCGCTCCTCTGTATTCGTACCAGAGGGCTCCTGAGGGGACATAATTCGTGATGTTATGATGGATTCACCGAAGAACTCTGGACATCGTTCTTAGGTTCATTCATATTGCTGATCGAAGGATTTTGATCGGCAGAATTTTGTTCTGCATCAATCGCTGTTGCTGCCGGTTCTTCTATTTTAGAAAACTTCCGATAAAACAGCAGCATCAATACAATACCGGTAGAGACTGAAGCATCGGCAATGTTGAAAATAGCAAAACGGTTCATATGGATTGCAAGAAAGTCGATGTGAAAAAAATCCATATCGATGAAATCTACAACTTTGCCGTAGAACAGCGGCCCTTCGCCGAACATAACACCGTAAAATATTCGGTCGATGAGGTTACCAATCGCTCCGCCAAGGATCATTGCCAACGTTAAACGAACAATGAACGATTCCTTGCGCAAATGATAGATGTAGTAGAAGATACCGATGCTTGCAGCGAACGAGAAAAGCGTAAGGAATAATCGACCGCCGATTTCAATGCCGAATGCCATACCTGGATTTTCGACAAACGTGAGCCGAAGAAAATCACCGATGACCGGAATAGTTTGTCCAAGCTGCATTCCCTGGTGATAGTAGTCGAAGATCGGAAGAGTAAATCCTTTCACCACCAACTTGGTTATTTGATCAACAATAACAATACAGAGAGTTACATACAAGACACGCAAGAAAAACCTCAATAATCAATCGTTGTGAGTGAAGAGCAAACAGTGAAGAGTGATTTTAAATTATTCATTCATCACTATTCATTGATCGCTGTTCGTTAGTTACCGCCTTTTTTCATTTTGCACTTAACGCACTGATGCGCATGCGGCACTGCCTCGAGGCGTTCCTTGTCAATGAGATTACCACATTCAGAACAGAATCCGTATGTTCCATGCGCGATACGCTGCAGGGCGTCATCTAAATAATTAAGAAACTTGCCTTCGCGTGAAGCAAAAAGAAATGTCTTTTCCCGCTCCATCGCGTCCGTACCCTGTTCCATGTGAAGCGAGTAGGTCGAATTTTCAATCTCGTACTGCCCGGTTGTTACATCCATCATTGTGGATTTCAACGACTCAAGTTCCTCGAGAATTTCTTTCCGTTTATCCAAAATAATTTTCTTAAACCGCTCAAGGTCCGCTTTGCCATACCCCTTCTTGGATGGCACTTTCTGAGCCACGGCTTTCGTTTTCATTTTCTTTGCTGTGGTTTTTTTAGCGGCTTTTGTCGAAACGCGTTTCGTCGTTTTTTTTGTTATTGATTTCTTCACAACTTTTTTCTTGGCCATGGCTTTCCTCCCGTGTTATTGGGATAATGAAAAAAACAATCAATTAAACTTCACAAATATAAACTAAATTCTCACAACTGCAATTAAACTTTGCTCACTATTAATATCTTCACTTTTAGCACTCAGTTTCCGGGCATCTTCGTCAGATATTGCCTGGAACTCAATTGCCAGTGTTTCTTGCTTCACATACTCCGTCATACGATCCAGCGCTTTGGTTAATCGCTCTGACGATGCGTGGTGAATACGAATCCGGTCTGTAACGTCAAAACCAGAGTCTTTCCTCAGGTTCTGCAC
Protein-coding regions in this window:
- a CDS encoding DUF5686 family protein gives rise to the protein MTRPHTIALWILILIGVSTALSQQSFVIHGKVVDAVENEPLPSATIRIAGSMLGTITNREGDFRFALRDSLVTLVVSYVGHTSDTVIITDRGAHRLLIRLQPNAIQVAEMVVTGEDPAYQIIRYAIESKKKWMKRLTSYEGKAFNRLVIRAQDSIAAITESYSTLYWRSDDSLREIVTQQKQTGNLPKSMQAVRVGHIINFNDDEITMGGFQFTGPTAPDAFDLYDYKLRSTRRMDDFEVYEIEVIPKSRINPLFKGMIEIAERTYAVIEADLEPNEAYGPPFIYFLKSHYKQSFRFFNSSVWLPVHYRFEANMELRIMGIKFPPIGVERDVVIYDYRVNPELPDSIRTISKTAVDSSAKKIDSTFWATHDVLPLTMEQDSAYHKLDSTQTLEKQFAPSGAMMSFMNAMTTGVLSYLDLTFNRVEAWHLGFSKTADSLTSDLGVRGGVAYGTADERWKWHAGATLSFGDTVSRTTAFGAAAITMSNRRWSISLDMYDQLEEFPLVLMKDRFFNIFNGLFAHADAYDYYRAHGVKTTVTYLPADCWRFSLAELSENQQSLAKHTEYSFFNRSEMYPDNPSIIDGRMNSFTLNARYATTEMPGITRNSFSASTVVEYSDPSLRSDYSFTQFHLKLRSKISTMNYNLLFPPSLTVIVNAGTTAGQLPPQRYFSLASNVLFVGEQGTLRGVESREYYGDRYALASIEYNFRRAPFALTGIKALYESKLEFIVIGSVARSWLTDEALRTPQFPVKDTDGWYYEAGIGVSNIFDFFRLDLSYRFTQPGKVILTLLLSDFVSGFGQ
- a CDS encoding RluA family pseudouridine synthase — translated: MSPQEPSGTNTEEREQLRIVVPPGEHRKRLDVYLTHRVENATRNKVQQAIEAGMVLVNGKIVKSSYLLNPNDVIDITFPRPPRMDAEPEDIPLDIVFEDASLLIVNKPAGMVTHPAYNNYSGTLVNALLHHCNHLSTLNTEMRPGIVHRLDKDTTGLMVVAKSDAVHAFLAKQFAKRTIDREYWAIVWGRFKSPKGTIDANLGRSKRDRKKVAVTEDGKSAITEYEVLKEFEFLTLVRLHLMTGRTHQIRVHLAHINHPVFGDPTYGGRTNTWNGLEGKKAHAAANLLKLIPRQALHAKTIGFIHPATKEFVKFDSELPADMQLILEHI
- a CDS encoding signal peptidase II → MRVLYVTLCIVIVDQITKLVVKGFTLPIFDYYHQGMQLGQTIPVIGDFLRLTFVENPGMAFGIEIGGRLFLTLFSFAASIGIFYYIYHLRKESFIVRLTLAMILGGAIGNLIDRIFYGVMFGEGPLFYGKVVDFIDMDFFHIDFLAIHMNRFAIFNIADASVSTGIVLMLLFYRKFSKIEEPAATAIDAEQNSADQNPSISNMNEPKNDVQSSSVNPS
- a CDS encoding TraR/DksA C4-type zinc finger protein, whose product is MAKKKVVKKSITKKTTKRVSTKAAKKTTAKKMKTKAVAQKVPSKKGYGKADLERFKKIILDKRKEILEELESLKSTMMDVTTGQYEIENSTYSLHMEQGTDAMEREKTFLFASREGKFLNYLDDALQRIAHGTYGFCSECGNLIDKERLEAVPHAHQCVKCKMKKGGN